One segment of Pelomicrobium methylotrophicum DNA contains the following:
- a CDS encoding formate--tetrahydrofolate ligase — MLSDIEIAQRAKMKRIKEVAEGLGIPEEALEPYGHYKAKVSL, encoded by the coding sequence ATGCTCAGCGACATTGAGATTGCGCAGCGGGCGAAGATGAAGCGCATCAAGGAGGTGGCGGAGGGGTTAGGGATACCGGAAGAGGCTCTGGAGCCCTATGGGCATTACAAGGCGAAGGTATCGCTCG